From a region of the Mycosarcoma maydis chromosome 7, whole genome shotgun sequence genome:
- a CDS encoding uncharacterized protein (related to GTT1 - glutathione S-transferase): MSASDSNRTLFYLENSRAFRVAWVLEELSLPYELRHYSRIDGKRAEASMKTDSSNRLGKSPYLIDGDVRLGESSAIVKYLIERYASSRERSQLLGSLDSWQERGDIEAWISFSEGMMVHTLAAVYPRWFADPTTAHVIEDSMTANIQNNLNLLESTLSAPNANAYLVAGRLTAADIMCAFSAEYTFYMDTGISSAGKRKEDWPKTVEWLKSLSKLQSYRNALEKGATNKFAISY, translated from the coding sequence ATGTCTGCCTCTGACTCGAACCGAACGCTGTTCTACTTGGAAAACTCGCGAGCGTTCCGAGTGGCATGGGTATTGGAAGAGCTCTCGTTACCCTACGAGCTCAGACATTACTCGCGCATCGATGGCAAACGAGCGGAAGCGTCGATGAAAACCGATTCGTCCAACCGATTGGGTAAATCGCCATATCTCATCGACGGGGATGTCAGACTGGGTGAATCGAGCGCGATCGTCAAGTATCTGATTGAACGGTATGCATCTTCACGTGAACGAAGTCAACTACTCGGATCTCTCGATTCTTGGCAAGAACGAGGCGATATAGAAGCTTGGATCTCGTTTTCGGAAGGCATGATGGTGCATACCCTCGCAGCTGTATATCCTCGTTGGTTCGCTGATCCCACCACCGCCCACGTAATCGAAGACAGCATGACAGCCAACATCCAGAACAACCTGAATCTCTTAGAATCAACCCTCTCGGCCCCAAACGCAAATGCATACCTGGTAGCCGGAAGGCTCACCGCTGCCGACATCATGTGCGCTTTCAGCGCGGAATACACCTTCTACATGGACACTGGTATCTCCTCGGCCGGAAAGCGCAAGGAGGACTGGCCAAAAACGGTAGAGTGGCTCAAAAGCTTGAGCAAGCTGCAGAGCTACAGGAACGCGCTGGAGAAGGGTGCTACGAACAAGTTTGCTATCAGCTATTGA
- a CDS encoding putative transcription factor BTF3a codes for MVLNQEKLAKLQAASRTGGKGTPRRKMAPKPKGPGGEDPKLQAALKKLQVEPVSGVEEVNMFKEDGNVLHFAAPKVHGLPTSNTFAVYGNGVDKELTELVPGILNQLGPDSLASLRKLAESYQAMNAQHAASQAAAAGTKDDDDVPDVVENFDEADKKETEVDKLD; via the exons ATGGTTCTCAACCAGGAaaagcttgccaagctccAGGCTGCCAGCCGAACCG GTGGTAAGGGTACCCCGCGTCGTAAGATGGCCCCTAAGCCCAAGGGCCCCGGTGGTGAGGACCCCAAACTGCAGGCTGCTCTCAAGAAGCTCCAGGTGGAGCCCGTCTCTGGTGTCGAGGAGGTCAACATGTTCAAGGAGGACGGCAACGTCCTTCACTTTGCTGCTCCCAAGG TCCACGGTTTGCCCACCTCCAACACTTTCGCCGTCTACGGCAACGGCGTCGACAAGGAGCtcaccgagctcgtccCCGGTATCCTCAACCAGCTTGGCCctgactcgctcgcctcgttgcgcaagctcgccgaaTCGTACCAGGCTATGAACGCTCAACACGCCGCTTCGcaagccgctgctgctggcaccaaggacgacgacgatgttCCTGATGTCGTCGAAAACTTTGACGAGGCCGACAAGAAGGAGACCGaggtcgacaagctcgactaA